From a region of the Lactuca sativa cultivar Salinas chromosome 4, Lsat_Salinas_v11, whole genome shotgun sequence genome:
- the LOC111906394 gene encoding AP-2 complex subunit alpha-2-like, with protein MVKVSAYLLGEYSHLLARRPGCSPKDIFVIIHEKLPTVSTPTISILLSTYAKILMHSQPPDPELQNQIWAIFSKYETCIDTEIQQRAVQLFIFNSTLAKILNF; from the exons ATGGTGAAG GTTAGCGCTTATCTGCTTGGAGAATACAGCCATCTTTTGGCCAGACGACCTGGGTGTAGCCCAAAGGACATTTTTGTCATTATACATGAGAAGCTTCCTACTGTATC GACTCCAACAATATCCATTCTTCTCTCAACATACGCAAAGATTTTGATGCACTCTCAACCACCAGATCCCGAATTACAAAACCAGATCTGGGCAATATTCAGCAA ATATGAAACATGCATTGATACTGAGATACAACAAAGAGCTGTACAGCTATTCATTTTCAATAGCacacttgcaaaaattttaaacttttaa
- the LOC128133708 gene encoding uncharacterized protein LOC128133708: protein MAYHMNKEDATLSKLQVLLKTTESGLKSKSVVTTPTPNTASVLEIEQRRGKKRKTHLKGTKGNSLDGSTSSGTKGGFFTPSSTPKEAECFYFHDKGHWKSNCPKA from the exons ATggcttatcatatgaacaaggaggatgctacactcagcaagcttcaagtaCTTTTGAAGACCACCGAAAGTGGTCTCAaaagtaaatcggttgttactactcctactcctaacacCGCCTCTGTTCTGGAAATCGAGCAACgtagagggaaaaagaggaagacccatttgaagggtaccaagggaaattcTCTTGATGGTTCCACttcgagtggaaccaaaggtggtttttTCACTCCTTCTTCCACCCCAAAAgaagctgaatgcttctattttcaTGATAAGGGGCACTGGAAATCAAATTGCCCCAA ggcctaa